One genomic window of Tenacibaculum tangerinum includes the following:
- a CDS encoding sensor histidine kinase has protein sequence MILLVLLASILILIVTIYQYDEQTKDYNIARFERKEFSTKQDIEIELKRRTTYPVTTENLANIFQDRIYDIAYVHKLTISIFDMNGNLLKSSIPYNFDKKEDKNLSKETIRDLAKNSNHKILKSRRENGVIYQSSYTYLNDPRFKRIGILELQIAQDNEEQKHELREFISRLLLVYLLMLIVAIILAYFLSSYITRSIKTISQKINETRLNKRNEKITLNSASSEINSLVAAYNNMIDQLEESAVKLAQSEREQAWREMAKQVAHEIKNPLTPMRLSVQSFERRFNPEDPKIKEKMTEYSETLIQQIDVMSSIASAFSDFAKMPTQRREKLNVIDVVKHSLDIFTEDYIRYFPEEKELYAYLDKTQLIRIVTNLVKNSIQAIKDTDKNPKIEVRVASEGNNVKIIVSDNGKGISDENKELIFEPKFTTKTSGMGLGLSMIKNIIEAYDGTISFTSTKGFGTVFTVILPKT, from the coding sequence ATGATTCTCTTAGTTTTATTGGCGTCTATTTTAATTTTAATCGTTACTATTTATCAATACGATGAACAAACTAAAGACTACAATATTGCTCGTTTTGAACGAAAAGAGTTTTCTACCAAACAAGACATTGAAATAGAATTAAAACGTAGAACTACGTATCCTGTAACTACAGAAAATCTAGCCAATATTTTTCAGGATAGAATTTACGATATTGCGTATGTTCATAAACTAACCATTTCGATATTCGACATGAATGGAAACTTATTAAAATCTTCCATTCCCTATAATTTCGACAAAAAAGAAGATAAAAACCTTAGCAAAGAAACCATAAGAGACTTAGCGAAAAACTCCAATCATAAAATTTTAAAGAGCAGGAGAGAAAATGGTGTTATTTATCAATCTTCATATACTTATTTAAACGATCCTCGTTTTAAACGAATTGGAATTTTAGAATTACAAATTGCTCAAGACAACGAAGAGCAAAAACACGAACTACGAGAGTTTATTTCTCGCCTATTATTGGTGTATTTACTAATGCTCATTGTTGCTATCATCTTAGCTTATTTTTTATCGAGTTATATTACTCGATCTATTAAAACTATTTCGCAAAAAATAAACGAAACACGCTTAAATAAACGAAACGAAAAAATTACACTAAACTCAGCAAGTTCAGAAATCAATTCATTAGTAGCCGCTTATAATAATATGATTGATCAATTAGAAGAAAGTGCTGTAAAATTAGCACAAAGCGAACGTGAGCAAGCTTGGAGAGAAATGGCAAAACAGGTGGCTCATGAAATTAAAAACCCACTAACTCCAATGCGCTTATCGGTACAAAGTTTTGAAAGGAGATTCAATCCAGAAGATCCAAAAATTAAAGAAAAAATGACCGAATATAGCGAAACACTCATTCAGCAAATTGATGTAATGAGTTCTATTGCTTCTGCTTTTTCTGATTTTGCAAAAATGCCAACTCAACGCCGTGAAAAATTAAATGTTATCGATGTGGTAAAGCATTCGTTAGATATTTTTACCGAAGATTACATTCGTTATTTTCCAGAAGAAAAAGAATTGTATGCTTACTTAGACAAAACGCAATTAATACGAATTGTTACTAACTTAGTTAAAAACTCGATTCAAGCAATTAAAGACACCGATAAAAATCCGAAAATTGAAGTTAGAGTTGCTTCCGAAGGAAACAATGTAAAAATTATCGTTTCCGACAATGGGAAAGGGATTAGTGACGAAAATAAAGAACTAATTTTCGAGCCTAAGTTCACTACAAAAACAAGCGGAATGGGCTTAGGACTCTCTATGATAAAAAATATAATTGAAGCGTATGACGGAACCATCTCTTTTACTTCTACAAAAGGATTTGGAACTGTTTTTACTGTAATTTTACCCAAAACATAA